One window of the Colius striatus isolate bColStr4 chromosome 19, bColStr4.1.hap1, whole genome shotgun sequence genome contains the following:
- the INPP5E gene encoding phosphatidylinositol polyphosphate 5-phosphatase type IV isoform X3: MSTPNGFPQHSGACVTRSMEGGAVQDLHAKKAGKAAKKETGDNGVLTFEDPPSAGTSLNETLKLLPDELKANMKMKSITPRPPRKPRLERAASLDEKSWRRWRRFRTSQESLTDPNETSSSNGSLQEASLSPPIKGRASPCHQCCRQNSLHSSPDASESSPVGKSRGGTSDLGKRASEISSAFGGLLRGKAFTGSKPRLSQIMPARPLPPLELNVASHTLRTANRIDSDCLDYRHHSQHKFGRVSSSLSDTRLHGNGMVYDNCSTDSMKSTFSLLTPIRSKDVRSRSYLEGSLLASGALLGAEELSRYFPDRNVGIFVATWNMQGQKELPVNLDDFLLPTDPDYAQDMYVVGVQEGCPDRREWEIRLQETLGPHYVMLYSAAHGVLYMSVFIRRDLIWFCSEVEYATVTTRIVSQIKTKGALGICFTFFGTSFLFITSHFTSGDSKVNERKLDYNKTIQALTLPKNVPDTNPYRSSSSDVTTRFDEVFWFGDFNFRLNKDRETVDSILNQNPETDVSRLLAYDQLTSEMSRGSIFKGFQEADIHFRPSYKFDIGKDSYDTTSKQRTPSYTCIVPCAQSWAQNHCEDQTHILHEPVPVQDI; the protein is encoded by the exons ATGAGTACTCCAAATGGATTTCCACAGCACTCAGGGGCATGTGTTACTCGCAGCATGGAGGGTGGAGCAGTACAGGACCTGCACGCTAAAAAAGCTGGCAAAGCAGCAAAGAAGGAGACTGGTGACAATGGGGTGCTTACCTTTGAAGATCCTCCAAGTGCAGGCACCTCTTTAAATGAAACCTTAAAGCTTCTACCAGATGAACTCAAAGCTAACATGAAAATGAAATCGATCACCCCAAGGCCTCCTCGGAAGCCCCGGCTGGAGCGTGCTGCTTCTCTGGATGAGAAAAGCTGGAGGAGGTGGCGGAGGTTTAGAACAAGTCAGGAAAGTCTGACTGATCCCAATGAGACAAGTTCCTCAAACGGTTCTCTGCAGGAAGCGTCCCTCAGCCCTCCCATCAAGGGTAGGGCAAGCCCCTGCCATCAGTGCTGCCGGCAGAATTCCTTGCACAGTTCACCAGATGCCTCGGAATCCAGTCCTGTagggaagagcagaggaggCACCTCCGACCTGGGGAAACGAGCCTCCGAGATCTCCAGTGCCTTTGGTGGGCTTCTGCGGGGAAAGGCGTTCACAGGCAGCAAACCCCGGCTGTCCCAAATAATGCCAGCTCGACCTCTGCCACCCCTGGAGCTCAATGTGGCCTCTCACACGCTGAGGACAGCTAATAGGATTGACTCAGATTGTCTGGATTATCGACATCATTCGCAGCACAAGTTTGGGAGGGTGAGCAGCAGCTTGAGCGACACCAGGCTGCACGGCAACGGGATGGTCTATGACAATTGTTCCACAGACTCCATGAAATCGACGTTCAGCCTGCTCACTCCCATTCGCTCCAAGGATGTCCGAAGCAG GAGCTATTTGGAAGGCAGCCTTCTGGCAAGCGGTGCCTTACTGGGAGCAGAAGAACTTAGCAGGTATTTCCCTGATCGGAATGTTGGCATTTTTGTGGCCACTTGGAACATGCAGGGTCAGAAG GAACTTCCAGTGAATCTGGATGACTTCTTGTTACCAACTGATCCTGACTATGCCCAGGACATGTATGTGGTTGGGGTTCAAGAAGGCTGTCCAGACAG GAGAGAGTGGGAGATCCGCCTGCAGGAGACTCTGGGCCCTCACTACGTCATGCTCTACTCTGCTGCACACGGGGTGCTGTACATGTCGGTCTTCATCCGGAGGGACCTCATCTGGTTCTGCTCAG aagTGGAGTATGCCACAGTGACGACTCGAATCGTATCTCAGATCAAAACCAAAGGAGCTCTGGGAATCTGCTTCACTTTTTTTGGGACCTCTTTTCTTTTCATCACCTCCCACTTCACAT CTGGGGACAGTAAGGTGAATGAGAGGAAACTGGACTACAATAAAACCATTCAAGCCCTTACACTTCCCAAGAACGTTCCGGACACGAACCCATATCGATCCAGTTCTA GTGATGTCACGACTCGGTTTGATGAAGTGTTCTGGTTTGGTGACTTCAACTTCCGACTGAATAAGGATCGTGAGACTGTGGATTCCATCCTGAACCAGAACCCAGAAACAGACGTGTCCAGGCTGCTGGCATATGACCAGCTTACTAGTGAAATGAGTAGGG GGTCTATTTTCAAAGGATTCCAAGAGGCTGACATTCATTTCCGTCCTTCCTACAAGTTTGACATTGGAAAGGACAGCTATGACACCACTTCCAAACAGAGGACTCCTTCCTACACG TGCATTGTCCCCTGTGCTCAGTCCTGGGCACAAAACCACTGTGAGGATCAGACACACATTCTTCATGAACCTGTCCCTGTCCAAGACATTTAA
- the INPP5E gene encoding phosphatidylinositol polyphosphate 5-phosphatase type IV isoform X2 produces the protein MSTPNGFPQHSGACVTRSMEGGAVQDLHAKKAGKAAKKETGDNGVLTFEDPPSAGTSLNETLKLLPDELKANMKMKSITPRPPRKPRLERAASLDEKSWRRWRRFRTSQESLTDPNETSSSNGSLQEASLSPPIKGRASPCHQCCRQNSLHSSPDASESSPVGKSRGGTSDLGKRASEISSAFGGLLRGKAFTGSKPRLSQIMPARPLPPLELNVASHTLRTANRIDSDCLDYRHHSQHKFGRVSSSLSDTRLHGNGMVYDNCSTDSMKSTFSLLTPIRSKDVRSRSYLEGSLLASGALLGAEELSRREWEIRLQETLGPHYVMLYSAAHGVLYMSVFIRRDLIWFCSEVEYATVTTRIVSQIKTKGALGICFTFFGTSFLFITSHFTSGDSKVNERKLDYNKTIQALTLPKNVPDTNPYRSSSSDVTTRFDEVFWFGDFNFRLNKDRETVDSILNQNPETDVSRLLAYDQLTSEMSRGSIFKGFQEADIHFRPSYKFDIGKDSYDTTSKQRTPSYTDRVVYRSRYRDDIHAVKYSSCPVIRTSDHRPVFALFRVRVRPGRDNIPLAAGQFDRELYLIGIKRRITRELQKRREQKDQKSSSICSIS, from the exons ATGAGTACTCCAAATGGATTTCCACAGCACTCAGGGGCATGTGTTACTCGCAGCATGGAGGGTGGAGCAGTACAGGACCTGCACGCTAAAAAAGCTGGCAAAGCAGCAAAGAAGGAGACTGGTGACAATGGGGTGCTTACCTTTGAAGATCCTCCAAGTGCAGGCACCTCTTTAAATGAAACCTTAAAGCTTCTACCAGATGAACTCAAAGCTAACATGAAAATGAAATCGATCACCCCAAGGCCTCCTCGGAAGCCCCGGCTGGAGCGTGCTGCTTCTCTGGATGAGAAAAGCTGGAGGAGGTGGCGGAGGTTTAGAACAAGTCAGGAAAGTCTGACTGATCCCAATGAGACAAGTTCCTCAAACGGTTCTCTGCAGGAAGCGTCCCTCAGCCCTCCCATCAAGGGTAGGGCAAGCCCCTGCCATCAGTGCTGCCGGCAGAATTCCTTGCACAGTTCACCAGATGCCTCGGAATCCAGTCCTGTagggaagagcagaggaggCACCTCCGACCTGGGGAAACGAGCCTCCGAGATCTCCAGTGCCTTTGGTGGGCTTCTGCGGGGAAAGGCGTTCACAGGCAGCAAACCCCGGCTGTCCCAAATAATGCCAGCTCGACCTCTGCCACCCCTGGAGCTCAATGTGGCCTCTCACACGCTGAGGACAGCTAATAGGATTGACTCAGATTGTCTGGATTATCGACATCATTCGCAGCACAAGTTTGGGAGGGTGAGCAGCAGCTTGAGCGACACCAGGCTGCACGGCAACGGGATGGTCTATGACAATTGTTCCACAGACTCCATGAAATCGACGTTCAGCCTGCTCACTCCCATTCGCTCCAAGGATGTCCGAAGCAG GAGCTATTTGGAAGGCAGCCTTCTGGCAAGCGGTGCCTTACTGGGAGCAGAAGAACTTAGCAG GAGAGAGTGGGAGATCCGCCTGCAGGAGACTCTGGGCCCTCACTACGTCATGCTCTACTCTGCTGCACACGGGGTGCTGTACATGTCGGTCTTCATCCGGAGGGACCTCATCTGGTTCTGCTCAG aagTGGAGTATGCCACAGTGACGACTCGAATCGTATCTCAGATCAAAACCAAAGGAGCTCTGGGAATCTGCTTCACTTTTTTTGGGACCTCTTTTCTTTTCATCACCTCCCACTTCACAT CTGGGGACAGTAAGGTGAATGAGAGGAAACTGGACTACAATAAAACCATTCAAGCCCTTACACTTCCCAAGAACGTTCCGGACACGAACCCATATCGATCCAGTTCTA GTGATGTCACGACTCGGTTTGATGAAGTGTTCTGGTTTGGTGACTTCAACTTCCGACTGAATAAGGATCGTGAGACTGTGGATTCCATCCTGAACCAGAACCCAGAAACAGACGTGTCCAGGCTGCTGGCATATGACCAGCTTACTAGTGAAATGAGTAGGG GGTCTATTTTCAAAGGATTCCAAGAGGCTGACATTCATTTCCGTCCTTCCTACAAGTTTGACATTGGAAAGGACAGCTATGACACCACTTCCAAACAGAGGACTCCTTCCTACACG GATCGGGTCGTATACCGCAGTCGGTACAGAGACGACATCCACGCTGTCAAGTACTCGTCCTGTCCCGTCATCAGAACCTCAGACCATCGGCCTGTGTTTGCCTTGTTCCGTGTCAGAGTGAGGCCTGGCAGAGACAA CATTCCACTTGCTGCAGGGCAGTTTGACAGAGAACTCTATTTAATTGGAATAAAGAGGCGGATTACAAGGGAACTTCAGAAACGGCGAGAGCAAAAGGACCAAAAATCCAGCAGCATATGTAGCATTTCCTGA
- the PMPCA gene encoding mitochondrial-processing peptidase subunit alpha produces the protein MAAAMAWLRRGACGPARRCGLAAGRSYSGGGAYPGVSLSCPLPGVPKAVFAAAEGRERFETRVTLLENGLRVASQKKFGQFCTVGLLVNSGSRHEAKYLSGISHFLEKLAFSSTAQFGSKDEILLTLEKHGGICDCQASRDTIMYAVSADAKGLDTVVNLLADVALQPRLSDEEIEMTRMAIRFELEDLNMRPDPEPLLTEMIHAAAYRDNTVGLNRFCPVENTDKIDRHVLHSYLRNYYTPDRMVLAGVGIEHEQLVECAKRHLLGVEPVWGTGQSKEVDRSVAQYTGGIIKVEKDMSDVSLGPTPIPELTHIMIGLESCSFLEEDFIPFAVLNMMMGGGGSFSAGGPGKGMFTRLYLNVLNRHHWMYNATSYHHSYEDTGLLCIHASADPKQVREMVEIITKEFILMAGAVGEVELERAKTQLKSMLMMNLESRPVIFEDVGRQVLATNTRKLPHELCELIGQVKSTDIKRVVTKMLHKKPAVAALGDLTDLPSYEHIQSALSSKDGRLPRTYRLFR, from the exons ATGGCGGCGGCCATGGCGTGGCTGCGGCGCGGCGCCtgcggcccggcgcggcg GTGCGGGCTGGCGGCCGGCCGGAGCtacagcggcggcggcgcgtACCCCGGCGTGTCGCTGAGCTGCCCGCTGCCCGGCGTGCCCAAGGCCGTGTTCGCGGCGGCCGAGGGCCGGGAGCGCTTCGAGACGCGGGTGACGCTGCTGGAGAACGGGCTGCGGGTGGCTTCGCAGAAGAAGTTCGGGCAGTTCTGTACCGTGGGCC TGCTTGTAAATTCGGGATCAAGACATGAAGCAAAATACCTCAGTGGCATCTCTCACTTCCTGGAAAAACTGGCCTTCTCT TCCACAGCTCAGTTTGGCAGCAAAGATGAAATTCTCCTGACCTTAGAGAAGCACGGGGGCATCTGTGACTGCCAAGCATCAAG GGACACCATAATGTATGCTGTTTCTGCTGATGCCAAAGGCCTGGACACGGTGGTCAACTTGCTGGCTGATGTAGCACTACAGCCCCGGTTATCAG ATGAAGAAATTGAGATGACTCGGATGGCTATTCGCTTTGAGCTCGAAGACCTGAACATGAGACCTGatcctgagcctctcctcacagagatgaTCCACGCG GCAGCCTACAGAGACAACACAGTTGGACTGAACAGGTTCTGCCCAGTGGAGAACACTGACAAAATCGATCGGCACGTGCTGCATTCGTACCTGCGCAACTACTACACCCCAGACAGGATGGTGCTGGCCGGGGTGGGCATCGAGCACGAGCAGCTGGTGGAGTGTGCAAAGAGACATCTGCTTGGAGTGGAGCCAGTGTGGGGCACTGGGCAGAGCAAGGAGGTGGACAGATCTGTGGCTCAGTACACAGGAGGCATCATCAAG GTTGAAAAAGATATGTCAGATGTGAGCCTGGGTCCCACCCCCATCCCAGAGCTCACCCATATCATGATTGGGTTAGAAAGCTGCTCATTTTTG GAGGAAGATTTCATTCCCTTTGCAGTGTTAAACATGATGATGGGAGGTGGTGGCTCTTTTTCAGCTGGAGGGCCTGGCAAGGGCATGTTCACCCGCCTGTATCTCAATGTGCTCAACAG GCACCACTGGATGTATAATGCCACCTCTTACCACCACAGTTACGAGGATACAGGTCTCCTGTGCATACACGCCAGCGCGGATCCAAAACAG GTTCGAGAGATGGTGGAAATCATCACCAAAGAATTCATTCTAATGGCAGGAGCAGTAGGAGAG GTAGAACTCGAGCGAGCGAAGACACAGCTGAAGTCCATGCTCATGATGAACCTTGAGTCTCGACCAGTTATCTTTGAAGATGTGGGAAGGCAAGTGTTGGCAACAAACACAAGGAAGCTGCCCCATGAGCTCTGTGAGCTGATTG GTCAGGTGAAATCTACTGATATCAAGAGAGTGGTCACTAAGATGCTGCATAAGAAACCTGCTGTGGCTGCACTGGGTGACCTGACAGATCTGCCCAGCTACGAGCACATCCAGTCAGCGCTTTCCAGCAAGGACGGGCGGCTGCCGCGCACCTACCGGCTCTTCCGgtaa
- the INPP5E gene encoding phosphatidylinositol polyphosphate 5-phosphatase type IV isoform X1: MSTPNGFPQHSGACVTRSMEGGAVQDLHAKKAGKAAKKETGDNGVLTFEDPPSAGTSLNETLKLLPDELKANMKMKSITPRPPRKPRLERAASLDEKSWRRWRRFRTSQESLTDPNETSSSNGSLQEASLSPPIKGRASPCHQCCRQNSLHSSPDASESSPVGKSRGGTSDLGKRASEISSAFGGLLRGKAFTGSKPRLSQIMPARPLPPLELNVASHTLRTANRIDSDCLDYRHHSQHKFGRVSSSLSDTRLHGNGMVYDNCSTDSMKSTFSLLTPIRSKDVRSRSYLEGSLLASGALLGAEELSRYFPDRNVGIFVATWNMQGQKELPVNLDDFLLPTDPDYAQDMYVVGVQEGCPDRREWEIRLQETLGPHYVMLYSAAHGVLYMSVFIRRDLIWFCSEVEYATVTTRIVSQIKTKGALGICFTFFGTSFLFITSHFTSGDSKVNERKLDYNKTIQALTLPKNVPDTNPYRSSSSDVTTRFDEVFWFGDFNFRLNKDRETVDSILNQNPETDVSRLLAYDQLTSEMSRGSIFKGFQEADIHFRPSYKFDIGKDSYDTTSKQRTPSYTDRVVYRSRYRDDIHAVKYSSCPVIRTSDHRPVFALFRVRVRPGRDNIPLAAGQFDRELYLIGIKRRITRELQKRREQKDQKSSSICSIS, from the exons ATGAGTACTCCAAATGGATTTCCACAGCACTCAGGGGCATGTGTTACTCGCAGCATGGAGGGTGGAGCAGTACAGGACCTGCACGCTAAAAAAGCTGGCAAAGCAGCAAAGAAGGAGACTGGTGACAATGGGGTGCTTACCTTTGAAGATCCTCCAAGTGCAGGCACCTCTTTAAATGAAACCTTAAAGCTTCTACCAGATGAACTCAAAGCTAACATGAAAATGAAATCGATCACCCCAAGGCCTCCTCGGAAGCCCCGGCTGGAGCGTGCTGCTTCTCTGGATGAGAAAAGCTGGAGGAGGTGGCGGAGGTTTAGAACAAGTCAGGAAAGTCTGACTGATCCCAATGAGACAAGTTCCTCAAACGGTTCTCTGCAGGAAGCGTCCCTCAGCCCTCCCATCAAGGGTAGGGCAAGCCCCTGCCATCAGTGCTGCCGGCAGAATTCCTTGCACAGTTCACCAGATGCCTCGGAATCCAGTCCTGTagggaagagcagaggaggCACCTCCGACCTGGGGAAACGAGCCTCCGAGATCTCCAGTGCCTTTGGTGGGCTTCTGCGGGGAAAGGCGTTCACAGGCAGCAAACCCCGGCTGTCCCAAATAATGCCAGCTCGACCTCTGCCACCCCTGGAGCTCAATGTGGCCTCTCACACGCTGAGGACAGCTAATAGGATTGACTCAGATTGTCTGGATTATCGACATCATTCGCAGCACAAGTTTGGGAGGGTGAGCAGCAGCTTGAGCGACACCAGGCTGCACGGCAACGGGATGGTCTATGACAATTGTTCCACAGACTCCATGAAATCGACGTTCAGCCTGCTCACTCCCATTCGCTCCAAGGATGTCCGAAGCAG GAGCTATTTGGAAGGCAGCCTTCTGGCAAGCGGTGCCTTACTGGGAGCAGAAGAACTTAGCAGGTATTTCCCTGATCGGAATGTTGGCATTTTTGTGGCCACTTGGAACATGCAGGGTCAGAAG GAACTTCCAGTGAATCTGGATGACTTCTTGTTACCAACTGATCCTGACTATGCCCAGGACATGTATGTGGTTGGGGTTCAAGAAGGCTGTCCAGACAG GAGAGAGTGGGAGATCCGCCTGCAGGAGACTCTGGGCCCTCACTACGTCATGCTCTACTCTGCTGCACACGGGGTGCTGTACATGTCGGTCTTCATCCGGAGGGACCTCATCTGGTTCTGCTCAG aagTGGAGTATGCCACAGTGACGACTCGAATCGTATCTCAGATCAAAACCAAAGGAGCTCTGGGAATCTGCTTCACTTTTTTTGGGACCTCTTTTCTTTTCATCACCTCCCACTTCACAT CTGGGGACAGTAAGGTGAATGAGAGGAAACTGGACTACAATAAAACCATTCAAGCCCTTACACTTCCCAAGAACGTTCCGGACACGAACCCATATCGATCCAGTTCTA GTGATGTCACGACTCGGTTTGATGAAGTGTTCTGGTTTGGTGACTTCAACTTCCGACTGAATAAGGATCGTGAGACTGTGGATTCCATCCTGAACCAGAACCCAGAAACAGACGTGTCCAGGCTGCTGGCATATGACCAGCTTACTAGTGAAATGAGTAGGG GGTCTATTTTCAAAGGATTCCAAGAGGCTGACATTCATTTCCGTCCTTCCTACAAGTTTGACATTGGAAAGGACAGCTATGACACCACTTCCAAACAGAGGACTCCTTCCTACACG GATCGGGTCGTATACCGCAGTCGGTACAGAGACGACATCCACGCTGTCAAGTACTCGTCCTGTCCCGTCATCAGAACCTCAGACCATCGGCCTGTGTTTGCCTTGTTCCGTGTCAGAGTGAGGCCTGGCAGAGACAA CATTCCACTTGCTGCAGGGCAGTTTGACAGAGAACTCTATTTAATTGGAATAAAGAGGCGGATTACAAGGGAACTTCAGAAACGGCGAGAGCAAAAGGACCAAAAATCCAGCAGCATATGTAGCATTTCCTGA